The DNA region GCGCATGAACGCGGTCCAGTACGCGATCATCTGCTCCGAAAGGCGTCGCTGCGCCTCGTCCAGCGACTGTTCGACCCCGCTGAGCTCGAACAGATAGACCAGATCGAGGGCGTGCGCCGCGCCGTGCGGCACCGTGGGAACGTCGTTTCCGTTGACGTTGGGCGCGTTCTTGTCGTCGAACTCGTAGGAGTGCACCGGAGTGCGCCGCGAAAGCAGCCTGTTCCCCTCGGCCGTCGGGCAGGCCCATGACCGGTCCGTGGTGACCGTCGCCCAGGCCAGGGCGGGCGAAAGGTAGTCGCGCGACGGGTATTCGGCCGCGACCTCGTCCGCGTGCTCGCCGAACGTCTTGCGCAGGAACTCCTGATAGCGCTCCTCGGTGATCGGCTTGAGCTTCTCGACACCGGCGATGAACGCGCGCATCTCGTCGTGCGTGCCGCCCGAAATCACCGGCACCCGGTGGAAAGCCCCACGCCGCACGGCTTTCGCCGGGTCGAGCGGGAGCAGCGGGGTCCCGTAGGTCAGGTGGTTGGCGAAGGTCTGGTTGTCCTTCATCAGCTCGGCGGCCGGAAGACGCCGCAGGCAACCGAGCGCGTCCGGGCCGTCGCAGCCGTGGCTCGCGGCCACCGCCGCACCGTCGGCTTCCGTTTTCGCGAGCGGCGAGTACGGGGTCTGCGCGGGCTGATTCGGGATGAGACCGCCGGGAGGCCAGTTCAGCAGGCACGAGCCGGACATGATCGCGGCCTTGTGGAACAGGCCGGCCGCGGCGGGTGAGGTGAGCAGCGCGCAGGTGCTCATCCCGCCGGACGACTGTCCCGCCACCGTCACGTTCCGCGGGTCGCCGCCGAACGCGGCGATGTTGCGCTGGGTCCAGCGCAGCGCGGAAAGCTGGTCCATGAGTCCGAAATCGCCGGACCCCGCGAGCCCGGGAAGGCCGAAGTAGCCGAAGACGCCGAGCCGGTAGTTCGTCGTCACCACGACGACGTCGCCCTGATCCGCCAGCCGCTGCGCGCCGTAAAAGCTTCCCGCGTCCATGGTGTAGCCGCCGCCGTGCAGCCAGACCAGCACCGGCAGCCGCCGGTTCCCCGCGTCGCGCGGCACGGTGACGTTCAGGAAAAGACAGTCTTCGGCGCTGTCCGGCAGATACTGGGTGCAGGCGGGGCCGGGTTTCGTCGCGTCGGCGACGTCCTTCCATGGTTCGGGCGGTCGCGGCGGCTTCCAGCGATCCTCGCCGACGGGTGGTGCGGCGAACCTGATCCCGTCGAACGTCCGGACCGGCCCGGAGTCCTTCCCACGGACCGGACCGGCGTCGGTGCGCACGACGAGCGGATCCGCGGGGGCGACGATCGTGAGAAGGCCGGTGACGATGGCCAGCAGAAGATGCATGAGAGGTCCTTTCAGGAGGCCGCGAGACGGCGCCAGAGCCCGACGCGGCGGAAATAGAGGTGTTGCAGTACCTGCACGGC from Amycolatopsis sp. EV170708-02-1 includes:
- a CDS encoding carboxylesterase/lipase family protein; translated protein: MHLLLAIVTGLLTIVAPADPLVVRTDAGPVRGKDSGPVRTFDGIRFAAPPVGEDRWKPPRPPEPWKDVADATKPGPACTQYLPDSAEDCLFLNVTVPRDAGNRRLPVLVWLHGGGYTMDAGSFYGAQRLADQGDVVVVTTNYRLGVFGYFGLPGLAGSGDFGLMDQLSALRWTQRNIAAFGGDPRNVTVAGQSSGGMSTCALLTSPAAAGLFHKAAIMSGSCLLNWPPGGLIPNQPAQTPYSPLAKTEADGAAVAASHGCDGPDALGCLRRLPAAELMKDNQTFANHLTYGTPLLPLDPAKAVRRGAFHRVPVISGGTHDEMRAFIAGVEKLKPITEERYQEFLRKTFGEHADEVAAEYPSRDYLSPALAWATVTTDRSWACPTAEGNRLLSRRTPVHSYEFDDKNAPNVNGNDVPTVPHGAAHALDLVYLFELSGVEQSLDEAQRRLSEQMIAYWTAFMRTGDPNSPGSPRWDRDVVLSLAPDAIRPVAHAADHRCGFWAGLRS